Sequence from the Flexibacter flexilis DSM 6793 genome:
TCACGCCTGTTGCATTTTTAAGCGCGTCATTAAGATTAGTAATCACTTGGTCTTTCAGCAATTCATGTGAAATGCTGTTATACACTTGCGGGTTCTCAATGTTTTTGAGCGGCAACTTGGCAACTGTATTGCTGCTTTCGCGTGTAAACTTGTTGATTTTCTGTCCTTTAATCAAAATTTCGGAAAGTTGCTGCGCATTTTCGCTCAACACAATGGTAGGTAGCTCGACGGTTTGGCCAGCTTCTACGCTCACAGAAGTTTCTTTCGTATCTAGGCCAACAAATGAGGCTATGAGCGTATGCACACCCGCAGGTATATTCTTAATTTCAAACTGGCCTTTGCTGCCCACAATGGCACCATGTGCTGTGCCTTTGATGGCTACGTTCACGAATTGGGCGGCTTTGCCGTCGGTAGTTTGTACCGTTCCTTTGATGTTGCCTGTTTGTGCAATGGCGACGGAAGCGCACAACAACACAGACAAAATACTGAGTATGAGTTTGTTCATAATAGAAATATTGATAGTTGGTAAAAGTAATTTCTCAAATCGGCTGCAATATTATTATTTAGACTAAATCTAAACAAGCAATTTGAAAAGTATTTTAGAATTAGTCTAAATAAATACAAAGACTTAGGAAAATAATTTCAATATAAAAAATCAGGATTTTATATATAGCCGAAATGTTTGTTGTAACATACAACTCGTGTTTGTAAACAAAGCCTTGTTTGTAAACCATCGGTCATTATGAATAAAAGAAGACTTGATTTTGCGGCTTGATTGGTAAAAATCAGGCTTAAAGGGGCATGACGAGGCTACGAGAGAATTTCCCCAAAACACAAAATACCCAAAAAAAGCCACGATTAAATTAAGCCCAAACTTGCGTTCCTTCTGTGCAGTTTTTGCACATTTCAATTTCCGAACGTGAGCGCAAAAGCGTAGTTCTAAAACGTTGATAACCTTCTCCTTGCCAAATTTCTTTGAAAGATTGCTCCTGCACGCTACCCAAACGATGTTCGGCATCTTTGTCGAAACAGCAAGGCACAACCAACCCGTCCCAAGTGATGACGCACGAATGCCACATTTTCCAACAATGATTGAGCAATTGGTTTTTGATGGAAAATGTCCCGTCCGTGTTGGCGCGGTAACGGCTGTATCGGTCTATGCTCGGAATCAGCGGCGAACCGTTTTCGTAGTCATAAATCTGCGCGGTTTTGAACCCAACGCTATCCACGCCCAATTCTTTGGCCAACTGCTTTACTTCGTCGATTTGGTGCTCGTTGGGTTTTACTACCAAAAATTGAAAAACAATATAAGGTTTGGCGGATTTGAGTTCTTTTTTCCAACGAATAATATTGCGCGTTCCTTCCAACACTTTTTCCAGCTTCCCACCCACGCGGTACGATTGGTAAGTTTCTTGCGTAGTGCCATCGATGGAAATAATGAGGCGATCCAAACCCGATTCCACGGTGCGGCGTGCGGCGGCATCAGTCAAAAAATGGCCGTTGGTGGAAGTGGCTGTATAAATTTTTTGGGCGGAAGCATAGCGCACCATTTCCAAAAAATCGGGGTGCAGATACGGTTCGCCCTGAAAATAAAAAGTCAGGTACAACAACTTATCTTTCAGTTGGTCAATGGTTTGCGTAAACAAATCTTTCGGCAACATTCCCGTTGGGCGCGAAAAAGACCGCAAGCCGCTGGGGCATTCGGGACAACGCAAATTGCAGGAAGTTGTTGGCTCAAAAGCAATGCTCACAGGCATTCCCCAGTGTACGGGCTTTTTGCGCCATTTGGCCACAAAATAACTTGCCAACACGCCCAACGCATTGGCGGCGCGTTTCCACGTAATCTTGGAAGCAACATTGAGGCCGTCTGCCCACGCTGGATTGATATTCATTGTTATTGCTGTTTCTGACTTTGATTGCTTTTTCCAAACCACCGAACCAACCCGTTCAGTTCCTGCCCCGAAGATACGGCCAAAT
This genomic interval carries:
- a CDS encoding SPASM domain-containing protein; this encodes MNINPAWADGLNVASKITWKRAANALGVLASYFVAKWRKKPVHWGMPVSIAFEPTTSCNLRCPECPSGLRSFSRPTGMLPKDLFTQTIDQLKDKLLYLTFYFQGEPYLHPDFLEMVRYASAQKIYTATSTNGHFLTDAAARRTVESGLDRLIISIDGTTQETYQSYRVGGKLEKVLEGTRNIIRWKKELKSAKPYIVFQFLVVKPNEHQIDEVKQLAKELGVDSVGFKTAQIYDYENGSPLIPSIDRYSRYRANTDGTFSIKNQLLNHCWKMWHSCVITWDGLVVPCCFDKDAEHRLGSVQEQSFKEIWQGEGYQRFRTTLLRSRSEIEMCKNCTEGTQVWA